The genomic DNA TATCATGAGATACACAAATAACAGAACCAGCATAAGCCAATAGTCCTTCTCCAAGTGCAATAATAGCTTCTAAATCAAGATGATTTGTAGGCTCATCTAAAATCATAAAGTTGGGTTGTTCTAACATAATTTTAGAAAGCATCATTCTGTGTTTTTCACCACCAGAACACGCTTTTACTTGTTTTTCTTGCTCAGTACCATTAAATAACATTCGTCCTAAACAGTTTCTAATTTCAGAAATATCTGCATCTCTATCAAAAGCTCTTAACCAATCGTATAAAGTAATATCACCTTCAATTAAATCCGTAGCATTTTGAGGAAAATAACCATTTTGAATAGTAGCTCCCCATAAAATATCACCAGAATCTGCTTTGATATTTTCAACCATTACTTCACATAATGTAGTTTTTCCAATACCATTTGGCCCAATAACAGCTATTTTATCTTCTTTTTCAACAGTAAAAGTAATGTCATTTAATACAACTTTTCCATCAAAAGATTTGCTTACATTTTTAAGTGTTAGAATTTCTTTTCCAACTTCTCTTTTTTGTTTAAAGATAATAGCAGGATCTCTTCTTGAAGAAACCTTGATAGACCCAACATTTAGTTTGTCAAGTTGTTTTTGTCTTGATGTTGCTTGTTTTGCTTTTGAAGCATTTGCAGAGAATCGTGTAATGAATTTTTCTAATTCATCTTTCTCTTTTAATTTTTTGTTAACATCTTTTTCATTTTGTTTAGCAATTACCATTGAAGCTATATACCAATCATCATAGTTACCTGAGAATTCTCTGATTTGTTTATAATCAACATCTAAAATATTTGTACAAACAGCATTTAAAAAGTGTCTATCATGAGAAATAACAACCATTGTTCCATCATGATGTTGAAGTCTGTTTTCTAACCATCCAATAGTTGCAATATCCAAGTTATTCGTAGGCTCATCTAAAAATAATGCATCTGGTTTTGGGTATAAAACTTGTGCCAATAAGACTTTAAACTTATCTCCACCTGTAATGCTTGACATTAAATCATTTTGTTTTGAAGCAGGAAAACCTAAATCTTCAAGAATTTTTGTGATTTTAATATCGTATTCATACGTTGGATCTTCTTCACAGCAAATAATCTCTAATTCACCTAATTTATCTCCAATTGCATCCGTATATTCTTCTAAATACAGTTTTTCTTTTTCTTTAATTGCATCATAAAGTCTTTTATTTCCTAAAAGAACGGTATCAAAAATTGAATACTCTTCGTACGCAAATTGATTTTGCCCCAAGGTTCCAATTTTTTTACCATTTTGAACTTGAACTTCACCATCTGTAGCATCTTCAATACCTGATAATATTTTAAGAAATGTAGTTTTTCCAGCACCATTTGCGCCGATTAAACCATATCTTTTCCCTGAATCTAACTTGACATTAATATCTTGAAATAAAACTCTTGAGCCGTAAGCTTTTTTAAGATTAACTGTTTGTACCATAAAATCTCCATTGTTTAATAAAAGGCGATTATATCCAAAAATATCTAAGTTTTCCATAAGGCAAATAAATACTTCTTATTAAAATTTAATTTAAAAACAGTGGAAGTTTTTAAAATAAATAACTATATAATAATTCTTAAATAACTACAAAGGCTAAACTTGAAAATACTTATTGTAGATGACAGCATAACGTTGTTGCAAGGATTGGTTTCTGTATTAGAACATATAAGTCCTTTAGAAATATTTACGGCAAAATCAAAACAAGAATGTGCCAATCTTTTACTTCAAGAAAAAGGTAAATTTGATATTGCTATTTTAGATTTAGGTTTACCAGATGCTCCTGATGGAGAAATAATACTATTTATGGAAAAATTTTCTATTCCCAGTATCATTTTAACAGCCAAACAATACGACAAAAATAATCCTTTATATAAACATGATTTTATAATTGATTATGTAATTAAAAATGGCGCTTATTCTCTTGATTATACGGCTTATGTTGTGCAAAGATTTATAGACAATTCAAAAGTTGATGTATTAGTAGTTGATGATTCCAGATCTTTTTCGGCAAAAATAAAACACTTATGTAAAAAATACAATATCAATACAATTTTAGCATCTTGCGCAGAAGATGCAATAAAAATCATGAAAAGTAAAAATAAAATCAAGTTAATATTAGTTGATTACATAATGCCAGGAATGAATGGCCTAGAACTTACTGCATTAATGCGAAAAAAATACAAAAAAGATGAGATATCAATTATTGCTTTATCTTCAATAACAGATAAAGAAATCGTTGCAAAATTTTTGAAATACGGTGCCAATGATTTTATTTACAAAGATTTTTCAGACGAAGAGTTTTATGCAAGAGTAAATTCTAATCTTGACATTATAAAACTTTTTGAACAAAGCAGGGATCGAGCAAATAAGGATTATATGACAGGAATGTATAACAGACGTTATTTGTTTGAAAAAGGAAGAAAAATTTACGAAAAAGCAAAAAAAGTAGACAGTTATCTTTCTTGTGCGATTATTGATATTGATAAGTTTAAAAATATAAATGACCAATATGGTCATGATGTGGGAGATATCGCCATTAAACATATTCCTGAGATTTTAAATACGTTTTTGGATAACAATAATTTAATATCCAGAGTCGGTGGAGAAGAGTTTTGTATTATTAGTAAAAACATCAATGAAAGAGAAATATTAGAACTTTATGAAGAAATCAGAAAAGCATTTGAAGAAACAATTATAAATATTGAGGATTTAAAACTTAAATTTACTGTTTCTATTGGACTTACCACTTCTTTTGCTTCTTCATTTGAAGACATGTTGAAACAAGCAGATCTTGCTTTATATGAAGCAAAAGAAACAGGAAGAAATAAAGTAATTCTTTTAAAATAAGTATTAATTACTAATACTTATTTTTGACTCTTTATTTAATTATTTCAACAACTTCACTAGAGCTAAGTCTTAATTGAGAACTTTGTTCATTAATTCTGTATCCAAAAGGAAGGACTACTGATACTTGGTACTTACTCGTATCAAGACCTAATACTTTTTCAAGATTCTCTTTCTCAAAACCTTCTATAGGACAAGAATCAATTCCAATACTAGCAGCTGCTGTCATCATATTAGCTACGGCTAAGTATGTTTGTTTAGAAGTCCACGCATAAATATTTGAATCAGAACTTAAAGTATCACTTAAATGATTGGCATATAAATTTAAGTAAAAATCATATTGTTCTTGAGACATATCTCGTCTAGCAAATCGTTTACCTGGAATACTTGACTCAGGTTTTACATCATAAATTTTGGCAAGTACAATTATTAATTCACTAGCACTTGTAACTTGAACTTGATTCCAAGACACTTCTTTTATCTTTTCTTTAAGTTCTTCGTTTTTAATTACTAAAAACTTCCAAGGTTCCATTCCAAAAGAAGATGGTGATTTACGTCCTGCTTCTAGAATATAATTAAAGTCACTTTCTTCAATTTCTTTTGTATCATCGAAAACTTTACAAGCATGTCTAAAATCCATTGCTTCATTGAATATCGTTTTATTTGTTTCTTTTTGCATTTTGGTCCTTTTATTTCTAAGTAAGTATACACTCTTTAGTATTAAAATATCATTACGATACTAAAAGTAAGTTATAAACAATTTTTCTAAGAAAAATTCTTTGATAAAAGTTCTTTAAATACTTTGAGCTCACTTTTTACATCTAAATCACTTTTAAAAATATCATGCATCGCATAACTTTTTAATGCGTTCATTCCACAAAACTGAAACGTTTTATGAGTCGCGATATTGGCTTCATCTAAGGATAATCCATCAAAAAAACCCTCTTTATTTGAAAATTCACTTGAAGGACAATTATAAGTAAAACTTAACATGTATTTTTTACCTTGTAATAAACCTCCACTTCCATATTTTTTGCTGCTGTCTTTTGAGCTTCTTCCATCATTAACATAAGTAACATTTCCATAACCCCCTGAAAAAATTTCATCAATGTATTTTTTTGTAAGCCAAGGTACACCCATCCAATATACGGGATATTGAAATAAAATATACTCCGCCCAGGCAAATTTTTCCAATTCTTCTTTTACATCATAATTGCTTTCAACTACACTGTGTTGCACCTCAAAGTCTTTTTCATTAAAAACATCAAGCGCAGCATCAATTAATATTTTTGTTAATTTTCCTTCCGCAATACCTTCGTATCTTTGATGTCCATTTATAATCAGTACTTTTTTCATTTGACCTCATTTCTTTTATGTTATCCATTAATTTTGGAGTATATTGCTAATTAACTTAAATGTTGCTTACATTACTTTAGGTAAGTAATGGAGTATTTGTTTATTTATGATATAATACTTTCATATAAGGAAATTAATGTATATTATTAATAATAAAGAGTTCAACTGTGCTATTAACGTAACCCTAGACATATTTAATGACAGATGGAAATTGTCTATTATCTATCATTTGTTAGACAGCAATAAAAGGTTTAAAGAACTGAATGAAGAAATTTGTGAGATAACACAAAAAACACTTACTGTAAAATTAAAAGAATTAGAAGAAAAGAATATCATAAACAGAAAAGTTTTTGCTCAAGTTCCTCCAAAAGTAGTATATTCATTAACTCCTAGTGGAAAAAGATTAAAAACAGTAGTAAATGAAATGTACAACTGGGGTCTTGGTTATGTACAAGAGCATGGAGAAATAACTCCAGACTCTTGTGATATGGAAAAGTAAAAAACTAGTCTTTCATAATCTTATACATGTGATTAATAGGGCCAGTATTTTTCCCAATCTTATACTTAGAACCCGAAGTAATAGCTTCATTAACATAAGTATTGGCTTTTTGACAAGCTTCTTCTATTTTGAAACCAAGTGCCAAATAAGAAGCAATAGCAGAAGATAAGGAACAACCAGTTCCATGAGTGTTTAACGTATCTATCTTTTTATTTTTAAAGTACGTAAATTCTTTTGTTTCTACACTATATAAACAATCGATACTAAAACCTTCTTCATACTCTAAAGCTTTAATTAAAACATATTTACAGCCAAAAGTCCCAAGATATAAACAGGCATTTTGAGCATCTTCTTTTGTATTTATATCTTTTTCAAACAACAATCTTGCTTCATGTAAATTGGGAGTTATAATATCTGCTAAAGGAAATAAGTCATTTTTCAAAGATAAAATAGCATCTTCTTCAAGTAAAACAGCTCCAGAGGTTGAAACCATAACAGGATCAAGCACTATATTTTGTATTTTATTTTTAAGCAAAAAATCTTTTATTTCTTTTATTAAGCTTTTTTTATGAAGCATTCCAATTTTTACAGCATCACATTTGATATCTTCATAATTTGTATCTAATTGGGCTTTAACAAACTTTTCATCAATATCTAGGATTTCACTTACCCCACAGGTATTTTGGGCGGTAAGGGCTGTTAAAGCACTTAAAGAATAAACGCCTAAAGATGTAGCTGTTTTTATATCTGCTTGCATCCCTGCCCCACCACTGGAATCAGATCCAGAGATGATTTGAAGGGTTTTATATCTTAACATTTTTCGCTTCTTTTGAAAAAAGAAGAGTCAAAATAAAGGACAAAGAAACCGAAAGAATAAAAGAAAAAAACAATTGATTCTGTGCAAGTAAAGCAGGTACTTCTTTAGCACCCCCTAAAAATGACACTAATATCCCATCCGTAAAATTAAGTCCTGGAAATAATAAAGCTCCAACTACTAAAGAAATAATTCCAATTAAAAAAGCTTTTGGATATTCTCTTTTTCCTAAAATTGCAAAAATTGCTGGACCTATAAGTGCACAACAAATTAAATCAGCGACTAAAAATAAGTAAAATACGTCATAACCTTTTGAAGCAATATAATAAACAGGAAAACAAGTAAGTACAATTACCCATCTGTAAAAAGAAAGATTTTTAGAGTTTTCTTCTTTATTAAGTACAAACAAAGAAGCAATTCCGTTTAATAAAGAATCACTAGAAGATAAAACCAAAGATACTACAAATAAAATCAGAATAAAAATAGTAACAGGGCTTTTTAATGCCAATAAATCAAAAAGTGCTAAATTTGCATCAGAGCCTAATAAACCAGTACTTTTAGCATATAATCCTGTCATTCCTAAAATGAAAATAACAACAAATACAATAAGCGCAGAAATTATAAAAGAACGTTTTAGAACATCTTTTTTTAAAGCATATACTCTTTGCCATGAAGTATGATTAAATACTTCTGTACATAAGACTGCAATAATAAGTGTTAAACCAAAAGCCACATGATTGAAGTTTGTAAAATCACTGCTCATGGTACTTGCAAAATCAAACGTTTCAAAACTTTTATTCCAAGGAATGAAATAAAACAATCCCAATAAAACAAACATAATTAAGATAAATTGAATAAAATCTGTTTTAATAGATAAACGTAAACCACCCATTAAAGAATAAGATGCCGTTGCAAGTAAGATAATAAAAGCTCCCAAACCTAAAGAATAACCTCCGTAAGATTGTAATACTTTAGCAACTGCGGTCATTTCTGCACATAAGAAAATAAACATATAAAAAATGGTACAAACAAGCAAAAGATTTTTATAGGATTTTCCAAGTTTTACTTCTGTGTATTCAATTAAAGAAGAAGCATTAGGCATTGCATTTCTGATTTTAAGACCTAAAAATGCTAAAGCAAGTAAAGGCAAAGAAGAAGCTAAGGCATAACCAAAAACACTTGGTAATCCACCCCATAAAGCAGAAGAAGCAGGTGAGAATAAAATCCACACACCTAAAGCTGAAGCAGTTAATGTGGAAACCCCCAGCGTTGAAGAAACAGCATCTTTATAAATAATCAATGAATCATTGGAGTTTTTTGCTTTTTTATACGAATAAAAAGCAAAACCTAAAAATAGAATAATGGAGGCAATTAAGCCTTGTGAAACTAATGTTGGAAACATTATAATCCTTTTTTAATATTTAAGCTTAAGGATTTTAAAATTTATTTTTATCAAATAACTTTTTCCTACGCTGGTACAAACCAGATCAGGTATAAGGGTATGGTCTCAGTCAAAATGACACCCCTAAAGCTTATTGTGAATTATAATCAAAATAAGATTAATTATCAAAATGAATAGGAGTAAATGCAGGAAGTATTTCTAAATATAATAATTGTAGTAGTTTTATACGTGATAAAAGATATACAAAATATTTTGTATATCTTTTAAAGAAGAGTTATTGTTTATATTTTGTAAAAGTTTTTTGTTAAGACTTAAGGAAAACTAATCAAAATTTTTGATTAAAGAAGAAAAAACTTCCGCTAAAGCTTTAACTTCTTTCACGCTTGTTCTTTCATTTATTGAATGAATTGTATCATTAATCACACCAAATTCTATGGCTTCAATACCAAAACTTCCAAAGTATCTGGCATCAGAAGTACCACCTGCTGTTGAGTGTTTAGTTGTAATATTTAAAATATCTTTGATGGAATCTTCCATTACTTTTACTACTTTTGATTCTTTATTTGTTACAAAAGGATAAGAACCTTGTGTTAATTCAAGCGTATAATTGGTATGTTTAAATTGTTTATGAATAAATTTTTTAATATCTTCTTGTTTGGTATTCGTAGAATTTCTTACATTAAACATTAAATCAAGTGTATCAGGTGTTACATTAGTAACTTGCATTCCAGCTCGTATATCTGTAATAATAAGTTGTGAGGGTGAAAAATATTCATCTCCTTCATCAAAATTATATCCTGCAATATTTGATAAGGTAGTTGAGAGCTGATGAATGGGATTAATTGTTTTTTCAGGATAAGCAGCATGACCTTGTTTTCCTTGAATATGCAAATACCCATTAATACTTCCACGTCTGCCCACTTTAATAGCATCACCAAATGTTAGCTCGCAAGTAGGTTCTGCAACAACTGCATAAGTAGGAATAAAATCAATACTTTTTAAATACTCCAAGGCTTTAATCGTCCCAAAAGTACCAGGACCTTCTTCATCAGAAGTCATAAGAATAGATAAAGTACCATTAAAGTTCTGTGCATGTTTACACGCATATAAATATGCAGCTACGCCACTTTTCATATCTTGAGCCCCACGTGCAATTATAATACCATCATTAATATCAGCTGCAAAAGGATCAACACTCCAACCTTCCCCTAAAGGAACAACATCAATATGACCTGCAAAACATAAATGTTGAGCACTGTCGTTAAATTTTTTGTAATAAAATCTGTTTTTAGTATCTTGCGTATCTATATTAATACAGGTCCAAGTATTTCCTAAATACTCTTCAATAAAATCAAAAGCACCATCATCTATGGGTGTTAATGATTTAAATCTTAATAATTTTTGAAAAAGTTCTATTACTGTCATATTTATTCCTATATTAAAAAATGTATTGTATTTTAAAGTTTAATTACTTTTGCACCATAACCACCAGAGCTAGGATGAGCATCGGTATAAGCTCTTACGCAAGGATGAGTATCTAAAAACTCTTTTACAGCAAATGCCAATTTACCAGTACCAATACCGTGATAAACTAAAACCTCGTCAAAACCAGCAATTAAAGCATCAGATAAAAATTTATCCAAATTATCAATGGCTTCATCTGCTCTTTGTCCATGTAAATCAAGTTTTACATGTCCTGCACCTGTTTTAGCAACAGATACAGATACTTTTTGTTTTACTTTAATTTTAGGAGCATTTCCTGAGCGTCTTAAATCTCGTAAATTTACTTGCAAGCGCATGCCACCATCTGTTTGGATAAAGGCTTTTTTCCCTTTTATGGATTCAATTGCGCCTTTGTTAGTATTGTATTTAACCCGGTCCCCTACTTTAAAATTGATTTCTTCTTCAACTTTTTGCACTTTTATTTCTTTCATTTTTACATGAGCTGTATTTAAGTGCTGATGGGACTCTTTATATATTTTTGCTTTAATTGCTTTTTTTGCTTCACTTGTGGCATCTTTATATTCTTTATGAAGTTTTGATTTTTCCATATAAATATGATCGTCTAAATCTTCTTTTTGTTCTTTTAAATTAATTTTTAAGCGTTGATGCATTTTAATTTCTTCATCTAAAAGTGCTATTTTCTCTTTATATTCTCGCTCCAGCGAAGATGAACGTTCAATTAATTCATTTAATCTGTCTTTATCATCTCCATAAACCTCTTTTGCAAGTTTAACTACATGAGAAGGAATTCCATATCTTGCTGCTGTTTCAAAAGCGTAAGAGCGCCCTATTGTCCCTTGCAAGAACTCATAGGTTGGTTTTCTGTTTTGTTCATCGTATAAAGCCGCAATTAATTCAACCTGTTCA from Campylobacteraceae bacterium includes the following:
- a CDS encoding ATP-binding cassette domain-containing protein, yielding MVQTVNLKKAYGSRVLFQDINVKLDSGKRYGLIGANGAGKTTFLKILSGIEDATDGEVQVQNGKKIGTLGQNQFAYEEYSIFDTVLLGNKRLYDAIKEKEKLYLEEYTDAIGDKLGELEIICCEEDPTYEYDIKITKILEDLGFPASKQNDLMSSITGGDKFKVLLAQVLYPKPDALFLDEPTNNLDIATIGWLENRLQHHDGTMVVISHDRHFLNAVCTNILDVDYKQIREFSGNYDDWYIASMVIAKQNEKDVNKKLKEKDELEKFITRFSANASKAKQATSRQKQLDKLNVGSIKVSSRRDPAIIFKQKREVGKEILTLKNVSKSFDGKVVLNDITFTVEKEDKIAVIGPNGIGKTTLCEVMVENIKADSGDILWGATIQNGYFPQNATDLIEGDITLYDWLRAFDRDADISEIRNCLGRMLFNGTEQEKQVKACSGGEKHRMMLSKIMLEQPNFMILDEPTNHLDLEAIIALGEGLLAYAGSVICVSHDRELLDVYANRIIEIQADGSIIDFKGSYEEFSELKSSQVNKKK
- a CDS encoding diguanylate cyclase, giving the protein MKILIVDDSITLLQGLVSVLEHISPLEIFTAKSKQECANLLLQEKGKFDIAILDLGLPDAPDGEIILFMEKFSIPSIILTAKQYDKNNPLYKHDFIIDYVIKNGAYSLDYTAYVVQRFIDNSKVDVLVVDDSRSFSAKIKHLCKKYNINTILASCAEDAIKIMKSKNKIKLILVDYIMPGMNGLELTALMRKKYKKDEISIIALSSITDKEIVAKFLKYGANDFIYKDFSDEEFYARVNSNLDIIKLFEQSRDRANKDYMTGMYNRRYLFEKGRKIYEKAKKVDSYLSCAIIDIDKFKNINDQYGHDVGDIAIKHIPEILNTFLDNNNLISRVGGEEFCIISKNINEREILELYEEIRKAFEETIINIEDLKLKFTVSIGLTTSFASSFEDMLKQADLALYEAKETGRNKVILLK
- a CDS encoding NAD(P)H-dependent oxidoreductase, coding for MQKETNKTIFNEAMDFRHACKVFDDTKEIEESDFNYILEAGRKSPSSFGMEPWKFLVIKNEELKEKIKEVSWNQVQVTSASELIIVLAKIYDVKPESSIPGKRFARRDMSQEQYDFYLNLYANHLSDTLSSDSNIYAWTSKQTYLAVANMMTAAASIGIDSCPIEGFEKENLEKVLGLDTSKYQVSVVLPFGYRINEQSSQLRLSSSEVVEIIK
- a CDS encoding NAD(P)H-dependent oxidoreductase gives rise to the protein MKKVLIINGHQRYEGIAEGKLTKILIDAALDVFNEKDFEVQHSVVESNYDVKEELEKFAWAEYILFQYPVYWMGVPWLTKKYIDEIFSGGYGNVTYVNDGRSSKDSSKKYGSGGLLQGKKYMLSFTYNCPSSEFSNKEGFFDGLSLDEANIATHKTFQFCGMNALKSYAMHDIFKSDLDVKSELKVFKELLSKNFS
- a CDS encoding helix-turn-helix transcriptional regulator produces the protein MYIINNKEFNCAINVTLDIFNDRWKLSIIYHLLDSNKRFKELNEEICEITQKTLTVKLKELEEKNIINRKVFAQVPPKVVYSLTPSGKRLKTVVNEMYNWGLGYVQEHGEITPDSCDMEK
- the thiD gene encoding bifunctional hydroxymethylpyrimidine kinase/phosphomethylpyrimidine kinase, which codes for MLRYKTLQIISGSDSSGGAGMQADIKTATSLGVYSLSALTALTAQNTCGVSEILDIDEKFVKAQLDTNYEDIKCDAVKIGMLHKKSLIKEIKDFLLKNKIQNIVLDPVMVSTSGAVLLEEDAILSLKNDLFPLADIITPNLHEARLLFEKDINTKEDAQNACLYLGTFGCKYVLIKALEYEEGFSIDCLYSVETKEFTYFKNKKIDTLNTHGTGCSLSSAIASYLALGFKIEEACQKANTYVNEAITSGSKYKIGKNTGPINHMYKIMKD
- the dapE gene encoding succinyl-diaminopimelate desuccinylase; translated protein: MTVIELFQKLLRFKSLTPIDDGAFDFIEEYLGNTWTCINIDTQDTKNRFYYKKFNDSAQHLCFAGHIDVVPLGEGWSVDPFAADINDGIIIARGAQDMKSGVAAYLYACKHAQNFNGTLSILMTSDEEGPGTFGTIKALEYLKSIDFIPTYAVVAEPTCELTFGDAIKVGRRGSINGYLHIQGKQGHAAYPEKTINPIHQLSTTLSNIAGYNFDEGDEYFSPSQLIITDIRAGMQVTNVTPDTLDLMFNVRNSTNTKQEDIKKFIHKQFKHTNYTLELTQGSYPFVTNKESKVVKVMEDSIKDILNITTKHSTAGGTSDARYFGSFGIEAIEFGVINDTIHSINERTSVKEVKALAEVFSSLIKNFD